Proteins from a single region of Chryseobacterium sp. T16E-39:
- a CDS encoding DcaP family trimeric outer membrane transporter: MMKKPQKGLMSLCTLACLLAINNVQAQTKPISQYSDTTNDTWSVYIKGFIQTDAMLDFQKMKFKDGFRTPSILIPQENSMNSNFSVKQSQIRLSIKQTDSEGNSDLSAYVEVDFLGSNGTTAPRFRQGYLKWKNLLVGQTWSNFSDFDFFPNIIDFVGPNGSMLIRTIQVRYSIPISKKEVLSLSLEDPNTTNIFLREGNTNWIKKSIIPIMTAVYRYGNAKDYVKVGGILSPISYEIKDEVLQQASNKTVLGYGGMISARLYSNEVDNIRVQSSYGKGYSSYNTVLGGEKYDAVPDLQNNRLETLKLFNILGAYEHWWASQWSSTVYYSYSELGKKDFIPENMIQNFQNLGVNLIYHPYKKLKFGTEGSYGKLSNFGRQKAEAFRLQFSSVLSF, from the coding sequence ATGATGAAAAAACCCCAAAAAGGGCTTATGTCCTTATGCACTCTTGCATGCCTGCTTGCAATTAATAATGTACAAGCACAGACCAAGCCAATAAGTCAATATTCAGACACAACAAACGATACATGGTCGGTATACATTAAAGGTTTTATCCAGACCGATGCAATGCTTGATTTCCAGAAAATGAAATTTAAAGACGGATTTAGAACTCCCTCTATTCTTATTCCGCAAGAAAATTCCATGAACAGCAATTTTAGCGTTAAACAGTCTCAAATCAGACTGAGTATAAAACAGACTGATTCTGAGGGAAATTCAGATTTATCAGCCTATGTAGAAGTTGATTTTTTAGGATCCAACGGAACAACAGCTCCCAGATTCAGACAGGGCTATCTCAAATGGAAAAACCTTCTGGTAGGACAAACATGGAGTAATTTCAGTGATTTTGATTTTTTCCCTAATATCATTGATTTTGTAGGTCCTAATGGCAGCATGCTGATAAGAACCATCCAGGTCCGTTACTCAATACCCATTTCTAAAAAAGAGGTTTTGTCCCTATCATTAGAAGATCCGAATACAACAAACATTTTCCTTCGTGAAGGAAATACAAACTGGATCAAAAAATCCATTATCCCCATTATGACAGCGGTCTACAGATATGGCAACGCTAAGGATTACGTTAAGGTAGGCGGAATATTGTCCCCTATAAGCTATGAAATAAAAGACGAAGTACTGCAACAGGCGAGCAATAAAACGGTTTTAGGATATGGAGGAATGATTTCAGCAAGGCTTTACAGCAATGAGGTAGATAACATCAGGGTTCAAAGCTCTTACGGAAAAGGTTATTCCAGCTATAACACTGTTTTGGGTGGAGAGAAATATGATGCGGTACCTGATTTGCAAAACAATAGATTAGAAACCCTTAAGCTGTTCAATATTCTTGGAGCATATGAGCATTGGTGGGCATCCCAATGGAGCTCAACAGTTTATTACAGCTACTCTGAATTAGGAAAAAAAGATTTTATTCCGGAAAACATGATCCAGAATTTCCAAAACCTGGGAGTCAATCTGATTTATCATCCTTATAAAAAGTTAAAGTTTGGTACAGAAGGAAGCTATGGGAAACTCAGTAATTTTGGCCGGCAGAAAGCAGAAGCTTTCAGGTTACAATTCTCCTCTGTTCTTTCTTTCTAA
- a CDS encoding J domain-containing protein produces the protein MKDYYYFLGVPHDASEEDIKKAYRKLSLKYHPDKNDNDHFFADRFREIQEAYETLSDSGMRKSYDQNLENHQKSFRYNTPPAIKTFTSNKIHAKKGEEIIINWQTTNADIVKVLPFGLEKAYGERVFKITEFKEGKFQLLLHATNSLLHKTVVQGITITEVFESSSEKFRSNAEDLFKSQPKTPTNPKGQPKIIWIMAALLLLIMAVYFLMKSFA, from the coding sequence ATGAAAGATTACTACTATTTTCTCGGTGTTCCTCACGATGCTTCGGAAGAAGACATCAAAAAGGCCTATAGAAAATTATCATTGAAATATCATCCTGATAAAAATGATAATGACCATTTTTTTGCCGACCGTTTCCGGGAAATTCAGGAAGCTTATGAAACGCTGAGTGATTCAGGCATGAGAAAAAGTTATGATCAGAATTTAGAGAATCACCAGAAAAGTTTCAGATATAATACGCCACCTGCGATTAAAACTTTTACGTCTAATAAAATTCATGCAAAAAAGGGAGAGGAAATCATTATTAACTGGCAGACTACCAATGCAGACATCGTAAAGGTTCTTCCTTTCGGTCTGGAAAAAGCATATGGGGAAAGGGTTTTTAAGATCACAGAATTTAAAGAGGGTAAATTTCAACTTTTGCTTCATGCAACGAATTCGCTGTTACATAAAACGGTAGTACAGGGGATTACCATTACAGAAGTCTTTGAGAGCAGCTCAGAAAAATTTAGAAGTAATGCGGAAGATCTTTTTAAAAGCCAGCCAAAAACGCCAACAAACCCAAAAGGTCAGCCAAAAATTATCTGGATTATGGCAGCATTATTACTTTTAATAATGGCTGTTTATTTTCTGATGAAAAGTTTTGCTTAG
- a CDS encoding RNA polymerase sigma factor — translation MYNRHGNMEVVEKITMPQKEKENIISQTVSNYGGKLMSFIRPKVKNTEDAEDILQEVWYQFSNITNISEIVNVGGWLYRVTANKITDRYRKKKTENLEDFVYEDEDGDFSIKDILLMDDSAGPEVKMFQDEIWKKLFEALEELPEKQKLVYMENELNDKTLQEIADEQGENIKTIISRKNYAVKHLRNRLRALYEDLNS, via the coding sequence ATGTACAATCGTCATGGTAATATGGAGGTTGTCGAAAAAATAACAATGCCACAGAAAGAGAAAGAAAACATCATCTCACAAACCGTTTCGAACTACGGAGGAAAATTGATGTCTTTCATTCGTCCGAAAGTGAAAAATACGGAAGATGCTGAAGATATTCTGCAGGAAGTCTGGTATCAGTTCAGTAACATCACCAATATATCTGAGATTGTAAATGTTGGGGGATGGTTATACCGGGTGACTGCTAATAAAATTACAGACCGTTATCGTAAGAAGAAAACAGAAAATCTTGAAGATTTTGTATATGAAGATGAAGACGGTGACTTTTCAATCAAGGATATTTTATTAATGGATGACAGTGCCGGACCTGAAGTGAAGATGTTTCAGGATGAAATCTGGAAGAAATTATTTGAGGCCTTAGAAGAACTTCCTGAAAAACAGAAACTGGTGTATATGGAAAATGAATTAAATGATAAGACCCTTCAGGAAATTGCTGATGAACAGGGCGAAAATATAAAGACCATTATCAGCAGAAAAAATTATGCTGTAAAGCATCTGAGAAACAGATTGAGAGCATTATACGAAGATTTAAACAGTTAG
- a CDS encoding retropepsin-like aspartic protease, producing the protein MKLKNITAILFFVCLLTIPGQNKNTKALYSNNTKESLNFPIDSVDFELGADSRIYVKGKINDSEDLKFLFDTGATSMVFNPNSFHKIKMEFNDKVLNNGTTGSSEVGVSSKNKLQIGNQIINDISFLEIAYPADFWDGVIGLNFIKRNITKIDYNKKKIFFYSDHFKPSKRSIALKIKYVLGVPTVNIPLTVSKKSYHVCVEIDTGSDRVMDLNTPFVKKHSLLHTLKSFATSSVSGSSQEIGKLYNVRFDKVDIGRYSLPLIPGAFSTVIGGVQGSDEMDGVLGNNFLKRFNMTLDLKKNVVYLEPNDLMYSPFYDFLIKK; encoded by the coding sequence ATGAAATTAAAAAATATAACTGCAATTCTATTTTTTGTGTGTTTACTGACAATCCCGGGACAAAATAAAAACACGAAAGCACTCTACAGTAATAATACCAAAGAATCTCTGAATTTTCCTATTGACTCCGTTGATTTTGAACTTGGAGCTGATAGCAGGATCTATGTTAAGGGTAAAATTAATGATAGTGAGGACCTTAAATTTTTGTTTGATACCGGAGCAACTTCGATGGTGTTTAATCCAAATTCTTTCCATAAAATTAAAATGGAGTTCAACGATAAGGTTTTAAATAATGGTACAACAGGTTCGAGCGAGGTAGGAGTAAGTTCCAAAAACAAACTGCAAATAGGTAATCAAATAATTAATGATATCTCTTTCTTAGAGATTGCATATCCGGCTGATTTTTGGGATGGAGTGATTGGATTAAACTTTATTAAAAGAAACATTACTAAAATTGATTATAATAAGAAAAAAATATTTTTTTATTCTGATCATTTTAAACCTTCAAAAAGAAGTATAGCACTCAAGATAAAGTATGTATTAGGGGTGCCAACGGTTAATATTCCTCTTACAGTAAGCAAGAAATCATATCATGTATGTGTCGAAATTGATACTGGCTCAGATCGTGTTATGGATCTTAATACTCCTTTTGTTAAAAAACATTCGCTTTTACATACATTAAAATCCTTTGCGACATCTTCTGTCAGTGGTTCTTCCCAGGAAATAGGTAAATTATACAATGTAAGATTTGATAAAGTAGATATAGGAAGGTACTCTTTACCACTGATTCCAGGTGCATTTTCTACTGTTATTGGAGGAGTTCAGGGCAGCGATGAAATGGACGGCGTTTTAGGGAATAATTTTCTAAAACGTTTTAATATGACATTGGATTTGAAAAAAAATGTTGTGTATTTAGAACCTAATGATTTAATGTATTCGCCGTTCTATGATTTTTTGATCAAAAAATAA
- a CDS encoding sensor histidine kinase, which translates to MYNFLIRFGKPLFILTTIVILVFQGYWIYNSFQSKKKEFLERTKFEMTQILFNNIVRHGNVDSKKIDSIFGQGKITFDLYPSLNSKNFVAQTVRKSKNTNGALKIEIKKDTLYKGISFDINGKSMDSILYKNIKTSIPELSDEDVVVYHENPTFKRTYPVKLPIEDKNTTEKVTPSNDENTYRIHINDLTRIIVIHKMPGVIIFSILYIILFIGTFFILYSTLVFYQKLLKNKEVFTRNMTHELKIPISTLLITAEGLEKYDIASEPQGARKYAQIIQKATQQLSFLVESILQNARTDHKEKLSINRVNLLTLLEKVTEVLSSIIIQQKGSIVFDEINGDIDIKGNYEQLKQVFLNIVDNSLKYSEKEPVVVISAEQKSHKVIIRIKDNGIGISEKYHTEVFDPYFRINNGDLHDVKGFGLGLSFVKKSLKNQGGSIKILKSEEGTLIEINIPSYE; encoded by the coding sequence ATGTATAATTTCTTAATTCGCTTTGGAAAACCTTTATTTATACTCACCACGATAGTTATTCTTGTGTTTCAGGGGTATTGGATCTATAACAGCTTTCAAAGTAAAAAGAAAGAATTTCTTGAGAGAACTAAGTTTGAAATGACTCAAATTCTATTTAATAATATTGTAAGACATGGCAATGTAGATTCTAAAAAAATAGACTCGATTTTTGGACAAGGAAAAATAACCTTTGATCTATATCCTTCTCTTAATTCTAAAAATTTTGTTGCACAAACGGTACGAAAGAGCAAAAACACTAATGGTGCACTTAAAATTGAAATTAAAAAAGATACTCTTTATAAGGGTATCTCTTTTGATATCAACGGCAAAAGTATGGACAGTATATTATACAAAAATATAAAAACCTCTATTCCAGAACTTTCCGATGAAGACGTGGTCGTTTATCACGAAAATCCCACTTTTAAACGCACATATCCGGTCAAGCTTCCTATCGAAGATAAAAATACGACTGAGAAAGTGACTCCCTCCAACGACGAAAATACTTACCGCATTCATATTAATGATTTAACGCGCATCATCGTAATTCACAAAATGCCTGGCGTTATCATTTTTTCCATCCTTTATATCATCCTTTTCATTGGTACTTTCTTTATTCTTTATAGTACTTTAGTGTTTTACCAGAAGCTATTAAAAAATAAAGAAGTCTTTACCCGAAATATGACTCACGAATTAAAAATTCCTATTTCTACGCTCCTTATTACTGCTGAAGGTCTTGAAAAGTATGATATTGCCAGTGAACCTCAAGGCGCCCGAAAATATGCTCAAATTATCCAAAAGGCTACCCAGCAACTTTCATTTCTTGTAGAATCAATTCTCCAAAATGCAAGGACTGATCATAAAGAAAAACTTTCTATCAACCGCGTCAATTTATTAACTTTACTTGAAAAGGTGACAGAGGTACTTTCAAGCATCATTATTCAACAAAAAGGGAGTATTGTATTCGATGAAATTAATGGAGATATTGATATTAAAGGAAACTATGAACAGCTAAAACAAGTTTTTTTGAACATCGTTGATAATTCTTTAAAATATTCAGAAAAGGAACCTGTTGTCGTTATATCAGCAGAACAAAAAAGTCACAAAGTAATTATAAGGATAAAGGATAATGGAATTGGAATTTCAGAAAAGTATCATACCGAAGTTTTTGATCCATACTTTAGAATAAATAATGGAGACCTGCATGATGTAAAAGGTTTTGGACTAGGCTTAAGTTTTGTGAAAAAATCACTAAAAAATCAAGGCGGAAGTATAAAAATACTAAAATCAGAGGAAGGCACTCTTATTGAAATAAATATACCATCATATGAGTAA
- a CDS encoding response regulator transcription factor, with the protein MSNKIKLLYLEDDALLGEVTTDMLTRDGFAVKWVTNGVEGLEITNDESFDIVVADIMMPKLDGYTFLKTLRDSGNDIPIILLSARVLTEDVLKGFEIGADDYIRKPFSIEELIARIHRILRNSSTASSGLNEKNTISIGEYEYSPHSYKLKHKEESFNLSPRAGEILYLLATSKDNLLPRKETLINLWGDDNFFNGRSLDVFISKLRKQLSRDPRISIINIRATGYRLVIS; encoded by the coding sequence ATGAGTAATAAAATAAAATTGTTGTACCTGGAAGATGATGCGCTGTTAGGTGAGGTTACTACAGATATGCTTACAAGAGATGGGTTTGCCGTAAAATGGGTAACCAATGGCGTTGAGGGTCTGGAAATAACGAATGATGAATCTTTTGATATTGTTGTGGCAGATATTATGATGCCCAAATTAGATGGTTATACTTTTCTAAAAACTCTGAGAGACAGCGGAAATGATATACCAATAATTCTGCTTTCTGCCCGTGTTCTTACAGAAGATGTTTTAAAAGGTTTTGAAATCGGAGCAGATGATTATATCCGTAAACCATTTAGTATTGAAGAACTTATTGCAAGAATTCACAGAATCTTAAGAAACTCCTCTACAGCTTCTTCCGGTTTAAATGAAAAGAATACAATATCCATTGGTGAATATGAATACAGTCCTCATTCCTACAAATTGAAACACAAAGAAGAATCTTTCAATCTTTCTCCGAGAGCAGGGGAAATTCTTTATCTTTTAGCAACCAGTAAGGACAATCTCCTTCCACGCAAAGAAACCCTTATAAACCTTTGGGGCGACGACAACTTTTTCAATGGCAGAAGTTTAGACGTCTTTATTTCTAAATTGAGGAAACAACTTTCACGAGATCCGAGAATTAGCATCATCAATATCAGAGCTACTGGATATCGATTAGTAATCTCATAA
- a CDS encoding alpha/beta hydrolase family protein: MNLKTKFIITAQVAMSTIIMNAQNTTAQLPGDATLPSTKATLDKLLSYDKGTYKYKVEDYFARPKASQFKISPDGSFLSYKEKDKDSKNHVYVKNLKTGKVTKAIEEKEDLIKSYGWLNKSRLFFTQDKGGNENLHLYAADIDGTNLKDLTPFEGVTLGSVNLIKDTDFVVVTMNKNNKQIFEPYKINFVTGEMIQLYENKDSKNPIDDFIFDKDGNLRGYTVLVNGLTTHTYYKDLQTGKFNLIKKADWSDTFGIIRFNDNSKNKDEAYVVSNLDSDKTKIVLYDLKKNSVIKEVYSNPVYDVSSIQVAGKNRNYELDYISYNGVKSEIVPVSKFYKEVDDQLKSQFGDKEFGVVSSDDHNEKLLVVVGSDKLYGTYYEYDTKTKQTKLLYNLMPQLKEEDMAEMRPIEFKSRDGLTIRGYITLPKAALEGKKVPMVVNPHGGPQGVRDQWGFNPESQLFASRGYATLQVNFRISGGYGKEFQKSGYKQIGRKAMDDVEDGVKYAIAQGWIDKDKIAIYGGSHGGYATLMGLIKTPDLYTCGVDYVGVSNIFTFFDSFPEYWKPYKEMVKQIWYDLDNPEEAKIAKEVSPVYQIDKIKKPLFVVQGANDPRVNINESDQIVKAMRAKGFETPYMVKYDEGHGFGKEPNRLELYKYMLGFFAENFNK; encoded by the coding sequence ATGAATCTAAAAACTAAATTTATAATAACCGCTCAGGTTGCCATGTCAACGATTATCATGAATGCACAAAACACAACAGCTCAATTACCGGGTGATGCCACTCTGCCATCTACCAAAGCCACTTTGGATAAACTTCTTTCCTACGATAAAGGAACTTATAAGTATAAGGTAGAAGATTATTTTGCAAGACCTAAGGCTTCCCAATTTAAAATTTCTCCGGATGGAAGTTTCCTTTCCTACAAAGAAAAGGATAAAGACAGTAAGAATCATGTCTACGTTAAAAACTTAAAAACAGGTAAAGTGACCAAGGCTATTGAGGAGAAGGAAGATCTCATCAAAAGCTATGGCTGGTTAAACAAAAGCCGCTTGTTTTTCACTCAGGATAAAGGGGGAAATGAAAATCTACATCTGTACGCTGCTGACATTGACGGAACTAATCTGAAAGATCTTACCCCGTTTGAGGGCGTAACATTAGGTTCTGTAAATTTAATAAAAGACACAGATTTTGTTGTTGTTACAATGAATAAGAATAATAAGCAGATCTTTGAACCTTATAAAATCAATTTTGTCACAGGTGAAATGATTCAGCTGTATGAAAATAAAGATTCTAAAAACCCTATTGATGATTTTATTTTTGATAAGGATGGTAATTTGAGAGGATATACTGTTCTCGTTAATGGTCTGACCACTCATACCTATTATAAGGATTTGCAGACCGGTAAATTTAATCTTATTAAAAAGGCGGATTGGTCTGATACTTTTGGTATTATCAGATTTAATGACAACTCTAAAAACAAAGATGAGGCTTATGTTGTTTCCAATCTGGATAGTGATAAGACTAAAATAGTGCTGTATGATCTTAAGAAAAATTCAGTCATAAAAGAAGTCTATTCAAACCCTGTTTATGATGTAAGCTCCATCCAGGTTGCCGGGAAAAACAGGAATTATGAATTAGATTACATCAGTTATAATGGGGTGAAAAGTGAAATTGTTCCGGTAAGTAAATTCTACAAAGAAGTTGATGATCAATTAAAATCTCAGTTTGGAGATAAGGAGTTTGGTGTTGTATCGTCAGATGATCATAATGAGAAGCTTTTGGTCGTTGTTGGCAGTGATAAATTGTATGGAACCTATTATGAGTATGATACTAAAACCAAGCAGACAAAGCTCCTTTACAACCTGATGCCTCAATTGAAAGAAGAGGATATGGCTGAAATGAGGCCTATTGAATTCAAAAGCAGAGATGGGCTAACTATTCGTGGATATATTACTTTGCCTAAAGCTGCTTTGGAAGGTAAAAAAGTGCCTATGGTCGTAAACCCTCACGGAGGGCCACAAGGAGTGAGAGACCAATGGGGATTCAACCCTGAATCACAATTGTTTGCCAGTAGAGGATATGCCACATTACAGGTGAATTTCAGGATTTCTGGGGGTTATGGAAAAGAGTTTCAGAAATCCGGATACAAACAAATTGGCAGAAAAGCAATGGATGACGTAGAAGATGGAGTAAAGTATGCCATAGCGCAAGGATGGATTGATAAAGATAAAATTGCCATTTACGGAGGAAGTCACGGAGGTTATGCAACCCTCATGGGATTGATTAAAACTCCAGATTTATATACATGTGGTGTGGATTATGTTGGAGTTTCCAACATCTTTACATTCTTTGATTCATTCCCGGAATATTGGAAGCCTTATAAGGAAATGGTAAAACAGATCTGGTACGATCTTGATAATCCAGAAGAGGCAAAAATTGCTAAAGAAGTTTCCCCGGTTTATCAGATCGACAAGATTAAAAAACCGCTTTTTGTTGTACAGGGAGCCAATGATCCAAGAGTAAATATCAATGAATCTGATCAGATTGTAAAAGCAATGCGGGCTAAAGGTTTTGAAACACCGTATATGGTAAAATATGATGAGGGGCATGGTTTTGGAAAAGAACCCAACCGATTGGAATTGTATAAATATATGTTAGGCTTTTTCGCAGAAAATTTCAATAAATAA
- a CDS encoding DoxX family protein, which yields MKLLVILFATFILALIGTKLFQGDWNFLFSGNLGMAVFILFTGFAHFKFQKGMAMMIPDFIPGKMFWVYITGIIEIAAGIGLMIPSLREMTAILLIIFFILVFVANINSSRKKVNIFKGDYTGPGMVYLYKERLPMQIVLIAWTWYFGIYLS from the coding sequence GTGAAATTATTAGTCATTCTTTTTGCCACATTTATTCTGGCGTTGATCGGTACAAAACTATTTCAGGGAGATTGGAATTTTTTGTTTTCAGGAAATCTTGGAATGGCCGTTTTCATTTTATTTACCGGATTTGCTCATTTTAAATTTCAAAAAGGCATGGCTATGATGATTCCAGATTTTATTCCTGGCAAAATGTTTTGGGTATATATCACCGGGATTATTGAAATTGCAGCGGGGATCGGTTTGATGATTCCTTCACTGCGAGAAATGACAGCTATTTTGCTGATCATTTTCTTTATTCTGGTGTTTGTTGCCAATATCAATTCATCCAGAAAAAAGGTTAATATTTTCAAAGGAGACTATACTGGTCCGGGAATGGTTTATTTGTATAAAGAAAGACTTCCGATGCAGATTGTATTAATCGCATGGACCTGGTATTTTGGGATTTACTTAAGTTAA
- a CDS encoding SRPBCC family protein translates to METLSYEIIIDAPLQKVWDILWGPETYSEWTQFFGSGSKMKSDWKVGGKTYFMGSDSEGMVSTIDSLNEPTEIVFKHLGMVKDGVEDTESKEVKEWSGSFEKYFLIDFDGKTKLHAEVQTEKSWEEHINMGFTKGLQMVKELAERN, encoded by the coding sequence ATGGAAACATTATCTTATGAAATAATAATTGATGCTCCTTTACAAAAGGTGTGGGACATTTTATGGGGACCTGAAACCTATAGTGAATGGACTCAATTTTTCGGTTCCGGGTCTAAAATGAAATCTGACTGGAAAGTTGGCGGGAAAACCTATTTTATGGGTTCAGACAGTGAGGGGATGGTTTCTACCATAGACAGCCTAAACGAACCAACTGAAATTGTTTTTAAACATTTGGGTATGGTGAAAGATGGAGTAGAAGATACTGAGAGTAAAGAAGTGAAGGAATGGAGCGGCTCCTTTGAAAAATATTTTCTTATTGATTTTGATGGAAAGACAAAGCTTCACGCTGAGGTGCAGACGGAAAAAAGTTGGGAAGAACATATCAATATGGGATTTACGAAAGGACTGCAAATGGTTAAAGAACTTGCCGAAAGAAATTAA
- a CDS encoding SRPBCC domain-containing protein — MEKLSYEIQINATPEKVWTVLWSEMTYRQWTAAFMEGSFYQGNLEEGSIVKFLDPNNNGMFSRVEKNIPNKEIKFLHLGEILAGVETPMDWGEATESYVLTETESGTTLKSEIQTPSEFKSFFEEKFPKALEIVKNLSQNQL, encoded by the coding sequence ATGGAAAAGTTATCGTACGAAATACAGATTAATGCCACCCCTGAAAAAGTATGGACCGTACTTTGGAGTGAAATGACTTACAGACAATGGACAGCTGCCTTCATGGAAGGTTCCTTTTATCAGGGAAATCTGGAAGAAGGGAGTATCGTAAAATTTTTAGATCCTAATAATAACGGGATGTTTAGTAGGGTAGAAAAAAATATACCCAACAAAGAAATTAAATTTCTTCATTTAGGAGAAATTCTTGCAGGTGTAGAAACTCCAATGGATTGGGGTGAAGCAACTGAATCTTATGTTTTAACAGAGACAGAAAGTGGAACCACTCTAAAAAGCGAGATCCAGACTCCTTCCGAGTTTAAAAGCTTTTTTGAAGAAAAGTTTCCCAAAGCTTTAGAGATTGTAAAAAATCTTTCCCAAAATCAACTTTGA
- a CDS encoding SDR family oxidoreductase, translating into MRTQNKSQSKSKVPKEGLFPEIIRKNYIGSKKLLNKTAVISGGDSGIGQAVAVHFAREGADIAIIYKESDRDAKETLKLVEKEGKKCILLKGDVAKKVFRTKCLNTVKKEWKTLDILVNNAGIQFPKNDIEKISDKQILETFNVNIISMIALTRDFLPLMQKGSRIICTTSVTAYRGSDHLIDYSATKGAIATFIRSLATNLADKKILVNGVAPGPIWTPLVKETFDDLSTFGKDNPLKRAGQPSEVAPAYVFLASEDASFITGEIIHINGGDFVGG; encoded by the coding sequence ATGAGAACACAGAACAAGTCACAATCTAAATCAAAAGTTCCTAAGGAAGGGCTGTTTCCAGAAATTATCCGTAAAAATTATATCGGAAGTAAAAAGCTTTTGAATAAAACGGCAGTGATCTCTGGTGGTGACAGCGGAATTGGGCAGGCAGTTGCGGTACATTTTGCCAGAGAAGGAGCAGATATCGCTATTATTTATAAAGAGAGTGATAGGGATGCTAAAGAAACCTTGAAACTTGTAGAGAAAGAAGGTAAGAAGTGTATTTTGCTAAAAGGTGATGTCGCTAAAAAGGTGTTTCGTACAAAATGCTTGAATACAGTAAAAAAAGAATGGAAGACCCTGGACATCCTTGTTAATAATGCAGGTATACAGTTTCCAAAGAATGATATTGAAAAGATATCGGATAAACAAATCCTGGAAACTTTTAATGTAAACATCATTTCAATGATCGCTCTGACCAGGGATTTTTTACCTTTAATGCAAAAGGGTTCCCGGATTATTTGCACAACTTCAGTCACAGCGTATAGAGGAAGTGATCACTTAATCGATTATTCCGCGACAAAGGGAGCTATTGCTACATTTATCCGGTCGCTGGCTACCAATCTGGCAGATAAGAAAATTTTGGTAAATGGAGTGGCTCCGGGACCTATTTGGACTCCTTTGGTAAAAGAAACTTTTGATGATCTTTCAACATTTGGAAAAGACAATCCTTTAAAAAGGGCCGGTCAACCTTCTGAGGTGGCTCCAGCTTACGTTTTTCTGGCTTCTGAGGATGCCAGTTTTATTACAGGAGAGATTATTCATATTAATGGAGGGGATTTTGTTGGAGGGTAG
- a CDS encoding VOC family protein, with product MNNNIFPCLWCDGDAKQASEFYSKVFNGRITADTPVVMNIELFGQKLMLLNGGPQFEKNPSISFMVICDTEDEVQRYWDHLIDGGSALMELDSYPWSRKFGWVSDRYGVNWQLFFGEKDDDQKIVPTLMFIHGNNGKAMKAMEFYTQTFPNSKIKNISKYQDGGNADEAQENIQHASFIIDGYNLYCMDSSYDHKFDFNEGVSMVIMTDDQNQTDHLWNTLTSDGGRESMCGWLKDKFGVSWQIVPKRLIELMNDSDQGKAQKVVQAMMQMQKIIIKDLEEAYKS from the coding sequence ATGAATAATAATATTTTTCCTTGTCTCTGGTGTGACGGAGATGCAAAACAGGCTTCAGAATTCTATTCTAAAGTCTTTAATGGACGAATTACTGCAGACACTCCTGTTGTCATGAATATTGAGCTGTTTGGACAAAAGCTGATGCTTCTCAATGGAGGACCTCAATTTGAAAAAAATCCTTCCATTTCTTTTATGGTAATCTGTGATACAGAAGATGAGGTGCAAAGATACTGGGATCATTTAATAGATGGTGGATCAGCATTAATGGAGCTGGATTCTTACCCGTGGAGCAGAAAATTCGGATGGGTAAGTGACCGTTATGGTGTCAATTGGCAGTTATTTTTTGGAGAAAAAGATGATGATCAGAAGATAGTTCCAACCTTGATGTTTATACATGGGAATAATGGAAAAGCAATGAAGGCAATGGAATTTTATACTCAGACGTTTCCCAATTCTAAAATTAAAAATATTTCTAAATATCAAGACGGCGGTAACGCAGACGAAGCTCAGGAAAATATTCAGCATGCCAGTTTTATCATAGACGGATACAACCTGTATTGTATGGATTCTTCGTATGATCATAAATTTGATTTCAATGAAGGAGTTTCTATGGTGATCATGACTGATGATCAAAATCAAACAGATCATTTGTGGAATACCCTCACTTCAGATGGCGGAAGGGAAAGTATGTGTGGCTGGTTAAAGGATAAGTTTGGTGTCAGCTGGCAGATCGTACCGAAAAGACTGATTGAATTAATGAATGATTCTGATCAGGGCAAAGCTCAAAAAGTAGTGCAGGCAATGATGCAAATGCAGAAAATTATTATAAAGGATTTAGAAGAAGCTTATAAATCATAA